The Rhopalosiphum maidis isolate BTI-1 chromosome 4, ASM367621v3, whole genome shotgun sequence region ATACGATCACGATTTCTAGGACATCATCAAATGACGTGCCCGACGGTGACCGACACTCTGCGTGATTCTCGGCGACGTCGGTCACAGTGCAAAATATGTCATCGTCGTCCGACGGTTCGCCGAATAATACTACCTCGAGCAAATAGTTTCCGTCCCATTGGCGGCGTTGCAGCGGGTCCGGAAACACGCCATTTACGCGGATGATGTCGACGTCGTGGACTTCAAAGTCAGCGTAAATTGGGTCGGGGTGCAGCAGGTAACTGTAGTGCGTCTGTTGTGGTACAAACACCACTTTATCAGCCAACTCGACACGAAAGCCGAGCGGCAAGCTCGTCATCTGCACTGGGCTGTCGAACTTTGGTGGCCAACAGTACATCATTGCCGAGTCGTTGATGTTACGTACCGCACAGCGGCCGAAGTGCCTTTCCCCGTTGTAGTCGACGTACACCTGTTGGTTTTTCGTGCAGTCGAAACTACCACGAACGATCAACGGGACGTCGCCAGATGCGATTCCCGCGAACACCTGATCGTCCAGAACGGTCGGATCGGTGACAGTACGAGACATTTTCTTTGGTGTATAAACCGGTCATATTGTCGAACAAGATCAACAACGGGCCAGGCTTGCGTACTTTGCTGTTGGCGACTGTCACACAGCCTATTCGGTCACGCGAGAGCTCGAAAATCTCACACGTCGTTTTGGACcccttttttttgaaaaacaccTGAACGTCAGTCGTGGCGTTCAGATATTGACCGGTTAGTACTATGGGGGTGCCACCAGTGGCTGGAACACACGTCGGATTGACGCCCGTCACGCTCGGAATgacaaacttaaatttttgtaatgatGTCAACCTCACCTTGCTCGACGTCGTCGTCCACGTGTACTCGACCAGCACCGGACCGTCGTTCGCCAACGTCTTTTCGTTGTACTTACTGACGGTGCAATTGATCGTCTGATCGTCGACCGTGGTCGGGTTATCACAACTCTGACCGGCCACGGTCACTGCAGTTGTCGACCGGTCATCGGCCAAAATCTTGTGATTCTTGACGTTTATGCTCACGACCATCGACAAGTTACGATTGAAAAGCAATACGTCTGGATTGAAAGATTCGATCGCCAGTTCGGGACTTTTCACTTCGATCGTGGACAGCGCAGTGTCGTTGTTCCATAATTTCTCGTTGTTCAACGCGTGGCGTACGTCGCAACTGTACCGCGATTCACCTGTTAACCGACAACCGTCTTTTTTCAAACACCatttacagtaatattttcTCAAGTCACTTTCCCAAAAAGCGATCGAACAATTTACGTCGGGGCAGATCCAACTGTGATAACTGATGTAATGATCTCGAGGGTCGTTAAATTGTAACCTAACATTATTGTCGACAAcgactgaaaaataaaaaatagacaaaGGATTGATGTCCATCGATCTTCGTTTCTCGGGAgaaattatgttttcttttACCCATTTACAAGAAATTATTCCATTATTGATTGAAGcgttatagattatattttctatttcacAACTAATGACCgtgttatcattaaaaaaagtgtttacACTTTTTACCGCCATATTCGAGACCGTAACTTGTATCCAATAATGATTATCTTTGGTTTTTAAAGTCACGGCAAACTCTGGGCAAGATTCTTTTGTAACCACTCTGTAATTCTCTGAGAGACTTTGATTTGAATAAAGACAAATTTGTTTATCGATCGCCCAACTACAAATAGATGCATCAGCACATTGTGTGCACGACCTATAAATCGTGCAGTTTATTTCTTGACTTGGTCCACTTTTTGTCAAATTTACGTTATCCGCGTGAATTTCTACACTTGATgttaactgtaaaatatatataatatattatattatatattcaccacgtttaatataaacaatataagttttaagaaTGTAGactaattttaacatattatatatatatatatatatatttgtaaaacaatttatgtcataaaatttaaataaatataatactaggcgtattatatttatgtggaattaatgatgtattattattaaagttatcaCAGTTTAACCTACCAATACAATTGCGAATAAGAGTTGTTTAATggagaaataattatgttggTTCGCAGTTATGTTATTTTCGGAGCTAAACATGGTGTTGAAATTCTGAACGTTCtcctgaaaataaataattattttattttctttaaataagtaaaatattacaactaaaaaaaaaattggattacAATAATgtctcattttattttatttttatataatacatatacataatataatacatttttttaaatatataaatgttacaatTCAAAACAAGTAATTTGAGTTATAAGCATTGCTCGGATTTTAtagcactaaaaataatttaaatatgccctaaaaacatgaaaaatagcaaaaataataatgtattctgttcataattaaaaaacacttatattgttatattaactgTTCAATAGGCCAATACGCcggactatttaaaaatagtctttaatatgaactaaaatgtgggtatttttcatatgtatttaaaaaaaaaataataaaaataaatgacaacattttcataattttcataccacataatataaactaggtttatgaaaatacaaaataaaacgttatgttatgcaaattaaaaaaaaatagcattataaaatttcatacaTGGAGTCCCTGGTGcataaaaccaatttatagATCACtctgttatttttatctgtatcCTATAATAATTAGCAAATGCTATAAAATCCGAGCCCtggttataagtatttaagtattggTTAACGAGTGGAGTGGTGCGAGAATACCCCACAAAATGTTGGTTATCTAATGCGCTCACCAATGctctaaatacttatatactttaatagctTTTAATAAACTACCAGTCTGAATTTCGATCTTAATGTACCGAAATACTCCGAATAATATTCAACCTcggtgtatattaaaaatatatataacattcaatattataactataaaaaaatgttgatttaatttgacttgatattatgtaaaaaatatatttttaaaaattttaataaatttttaaatagtgagGGTTGTTCAATAAAacccattttataaatatatatctttgtattatatatatatacataaatacgtaaCAATCGCgagtttatttaatcatagttTCTTGGCATTTAATTCTTCTCACAAATATATAAGATTagataaatttttatcttaaggttttagtataaatatttcatgttatctttaaattgaaatctaaaagcatacaatttaaagttgaacaaattaaatttcatagtgaaatttaatgttctaaaaatcatgaaaatgttttaatattacacctatacaattttttataatttgaataatatctaACTTTAAACAGAACACTCAGTTATCCCCTTTAACTATAAGattagtatttgaaaaaaaaaatcaagagttttacaatattttaatcgtatttATGGTAATGCATAATTTTTCGTAATGTAGCGACGCCCTTATTCCAATATATCTAATGCGTGACTATATCTATTAAACACGAAATTTACCTTATAAATAACTGACATTTTATTAAGAACAAGAAACGGGATTGcatgtatttactttattttcgcTAGTGAacgtatcaataaaaatttgatttgccAACTTAAGGTAACTGACTAAATTTCAACCTAGCGCTAAATTCCTATAGGTACtgttatattttgtgaataacatttttttaacattaaaaa contains the following coding sequences:
- the LOC113559759 gene encoding LOW QUALITY PROTEIN: plexin-A2-like (The sequence of the model RefSeq protein was modified relative to this genomic sequence to represent the inferred CDS: inserted 2 bases in 1 codon) — encoded protein: MFSSENNITANQHNYFSIKQLLFAIVLLTSSVEIHADNVNLTKSGPSQEINCTIYRSCTQCADASICSWAIDKQICLYSNQSLSENYRVVTKESCPEFAVTLKTKDNHYWIQVTVSNMAVKSVNTFFNDNTVISCEIENIIYNASINNGIISCKWVKENIISPEKRRSMDINPLSIFYFSVVVDNNVRLQFNDPRDHYISYHSWICPDVNCSIAFWESDLRKYYCKWCLKKDGCRLTGESRYSCDVRHALNNEKLWNNDTALSTIEVKSPELAIESFNPDVLLFNRNLSMVVSINVKNHKILADDRSTTAVTVAGQSCDNPTTVDDQTINCTVSKYNEKTLANDGPVLVEYTWTTTSSKVRLTSLQKFKFVIPSVTGVNPTCVPATGGTPIVLTGQYLNATTDVQVFFKKKGSKTTCEIFELSRDRIGCVTVANSKVRKPGPLLILFDNMTGXYTPKKMSRTVTDPTVLDDQVFAGIASGDVPLIVRGSFDCTKNQQVYVDYNGERHFGRCAVRNINDSAMMYCWPPKFDSPVQMTSLPLGFRVELADKVVFVPQQTHYSYLLHPDPIYADFEVHDVDIIRVNGVFPDPLQRRQWDGNYLLEVVLFGEPSDDDDIFCTVTDVAENHAECRSPSGTSFDDVLEIVIVLAGKQATRTVVHRRHKQYYYAMIRLLRPQYVIAGISALLMCVLALIFCVKNLMNRSKRHVDRRYISELRNITAGIDDTTDYLLNSKT